From Chryseobacterium shandongense, the proteins below share one genomic window:
- a CDS encoding DUF4269 domain-containing protein, whose translation MPDFTTIEYLKSGNERQQKAYQLLSKYRFFEKLKAYSPILAGTIPIEIDIEGSDLDIICEVDVSFEEGFLDELMLSKCIPGNTDVRVNYPMIDGEKCIVLSFILEGFPIEIFGQNKPTIQQNAYLHMIAEYRILKEKGEDFKQKIIQLKQQGMKTEPAFGLLLGLDNPYEDLLKM comes from the coding sequence ATGCCTGATTTTACCACAATCGAATACCTGAAATCAGGAAATGAAAGACAACAAAAAGCCTATCAGCTTCTTTCAAAATATCGCTTCTTTGAAAAATTAAAAGCATATTCCCCAATTTTAGCAGGAACAATTCCTATTGAAATTGATATTGAAGGAAGCGACCTTGATATCATCTGTGAAGTTGATGTCAGCTTTGAGGAAGGTTTTTTAGATGAACTGATGTTGAGTAAATGTATTCCGGGAAATACAGATGTTCGGGTAAATTATCCGATGATAGACGGCGAAAAATGTATCGTTCTTAGTTTTATTTTGGAGGGTTTTCCCATTGAAATTTTCGGACAAAATAAACCGACGATACAGCAGAACGCCTATCTTCACATGATTGCAGAATATCGGATTCTAAAGGAAAAAGGAGAAGATTTTAAACAAAAAATAATACAATTAAAACAACAGGGAATGAAAACGGAGCCCGCTTTCGGGTTGTTATTAGGACTTGACAATCCTTACGAAGACCTGTTAAAAATGTAA
- a CDS encoding TatD family hydrolase: MIDTHTHLYAEEFDEDRKEAIQRAINKRITEFYLPAIDSESHEKMLQLEAEYPGQIFSMMGLHPCYVKPETWEQELEIVKNYLDQRTFPAIGEIGIDLYWDKTTLDIQVKAFEQQIDWAIEKDLPIVIHTRESFDETFEVLERKKHPKLRGIFHCFSGNFEQAKHAIDLNFILGIGGVVTFKNGKIDQFLNEIPLDKIVLETDSPYLAPVPFRGKRNESSYLDLVAGKLVDIYKVDFSEIDRITTENARKLFKK, translated from the coding sequence ATGATTGATACACATACTCATCTGTACGCAGAAGAATTTGATGAAGACAGGAAAGAGGCTATTCAAAGGGCGATAAATAAACGAATAACCGAATTTTATCTTCCCGCCATCGATTCAGAATCCCATGAAAAAATGCTTCAACTGGAAGCGGAATATCCGGGGCAAATTTTTTCCATGATGGGATTACATCCTTGTTACGTAAAACCTGAAACCTGGGAACAAGAACTGGAAATTGTGAAAAATTATCTTGATCAAAGAACTTTTCCGGCTATCGGAGAGATCGGGATTGATTTGTACTGGGACAAAACAACGCTGGATATTCAGGTAAAAGCTTTTGAGCAGCAGATCGACTGGGCCATTGAAAAAGACCTGCCGATTGTGATTCATACGCGTGAAAGTTTTGATGAAACATTTGAAGTGCTGGAAAGAAAGAAACACCCGAAACTGAGAGGAATTTTCCATTGTTTTTCAGGAAACTTCGAGCAGGCAAAGCATGCCATTGATCTCAATTTTATCCTCGGAATCGGTGGAGTAGTCACCTTTAAAAACGGGAAAATAGACCAGTTCCTGAATGAAATTCCTTTAGATAAAATCGTTCTCGAAACAGATTCTCCTTATCTTGCACCCGTTCCGTTCCGTGGAAAGAGAAATGAAAGCTCGTATCTTGATCTGGTTGCCGGAAAATTAGTAGATATTTATAAAGTTGATTTCTCAGAAATTGACAGAATAACAACAGAAAACGCAAGGAAATTATTTAAAAAATAA
- a CDS encoding DEAD/DEAH box helicase: protein MNFTDLNLIEPIAKAIQEQGYTNPTPIQEKSIPEITKGKDFLGCAQTGTGKTAAFAIPILQNLTQNKFPNKHIKALILTPTRELAIQIEENIKAYGKYLPLKHLVIFGGVKQGNQEAALKKGVDILVATPGRLLDFISQGIISLKNLEIFVLDEADRMLDMGFVHDVKRIIKLLPQKRQTLFFSATMPAEIQKLADSILNNPVKVEVTPVSSTADTIKQSVYYVEKENKLNLLTHILKNDISDSVLVFSRTKHGADKIARKLQKDQITTEAIHGNKSQNARQNALSNFKSGKTRVLVATDIAARGIDIDELKFVINFELSDVSETYVHRIGRTGRAGAEGTSISFVDGLDLLNLKNTEKLIGKKIPVIKDHPFHTDDLVVQKRDSNNKPMSAGGERPKSSRPNNSRSNNNKKKPDSASANVGFKKPKNKNFTRKK, encoded by the coding sequence TTGAATTTTACAGATCTAAATTTAATAGAACCTATTGCCAAAGCAATTCAGGAACAAGGATATACCAACCCTACCCCCATTCAGGAAAAATCGATTCCGGAAATTACAAAAGGAAAAGATTTCCTGGGCTGCGCACAGACAGGAACAGGAAAAACGGCTGCTTTTGCCATTCCTATCCTTCAGAATCTTACTCAAAATAAATTTCCGAATAAACATATCAAGGCTTTAATTTTAACGCCGACAAGAGAGCTGGCTATACAGATTGAAGAAAACATCAAAGCATACGGAAAATATTTACCGTTAAAGCATCTTGTTATTTTCGGAGGTGTAAAGCAGGGAAATCAGGAAGCTGCTTTGAAAAAAGGAGTTGACATTCTTGTGGCTACACCGGGAAGATTATTAGATTTTATTTCTCAGGGAATTATTAGTTTAAAAAACCTTGAGATTTTTGTACTGGACGAAGCCGACAGAATGCTCGACATGGGCTTTGTGCATGATGTAAAGAGGATTATTAAACTATTGCCTCAGAAAAGACAGACTTTATTTTTCTCCGCCACCATGCCTGCAGAGATTCAGAAATTGGCTGATTCCATCTTGAACAATCCAGTAAAAGTAGAAGTAACGCCTGTTTCATCAACCGCCGATACGATTAAACAATCGGTTTATTATGTCGAAAAAGAAAATAAGCTGAACCTTTTAACGCATATCCTGAAAAATGATATTTCGGATTCCGTGCTTGTTTTTTCAAGAACAAAGCACGGTGCGGACAAAATCGCGAGAAAACTTCAGAAAGACCAGATCACGACAGAAGCGATTCATGGTAATAAGTCGCAGAATGCACGTCAGAATGCACTTAGCAACTTCAAATCCGGTAAAACAAGGGTTTTGGTAGCGACTGATATTGCTGCGAGAGGAATTGATATTGATGAGCTTAAATTCGTGATTAATTTTGAGCTTTCCGATGTTTCCGAAACCTATGTTCACCGGATCGGAAGAACGGGAAGAGCTGGTGCAGAAGGAACTTCTATCTCCTTCGTAGACGGACTGGATCTGCTGAATCTGAAGAACACAGAGAAACTCATCGGGAAAAAAATCCCTGTTATCAAGGACCATCCGTTTCATACTGATGATCTTGTCGTACAAAAAAGGGATTCTAACAACAAGCCGATGTCAGCGGGCGGAGAAAGGCCAAAATCTTCAAGACCTAACAATTCAAGGTCAAACAATAACAAAAAGAAGCCTGACAGTGCATCTGCCAATGTCGGTTTCAAAAAGCCTAAAAATAAGAATTTTACAAGAAAAAAATAA
- a CDS encoding DUF6438 domain-containing protein: MKYLLGLCAFIFLFSCNSQKMNSKYSVIEYEATPCFGFCPVFKMTINADRTAVFEAEHFNFSDRPSKDEFSKPREGTFKGTIKQEDYNKLISMLDGLDVKNLNDNYGEKNVTDLPSSHLRVKFADGTSKHVEDYGKHGSEKLSELYQFFEGLRKNQQWTKVN; encoded by the coding sequence ATGAAATATTTACTTGGCCTGTGCGCTTTTATCTTTTTATTTTCATGTAATTCTCAGAAGATGAATTCAAAATATTCTGTTATTGAATATGAAGCAACACCTTGTTTCGGATTTTGTCCGGTTTTTAAAATGACTATTAATGCAGACAGAACGGCTGTTTTTGAAGCGGAACATTTTAATTTCAGCGACAGACCTTCCAAAGATGAATTCTCAAAACCACGTGAAGGAACTTTTAAAGGAACCATCAAGCAGGAGGATTACAATAAATTGATCTCCATGCTTGACGGATTGGACGTAAAAAACCTGAATGACAATTACGGAGAAAAAAATGTCACCGACCTTCCTTCTTCCCATCTGAGGGTTAAATTTGCCGACGGAACTTCAAAACATGTGGAAGATTATGGTAAACACGGAAGTGAAAAGCTTTCTGAATTGTACCAGTTTTTTGAAGGGCTTAGAAAAAACCAACAGTGGACGAAAGTGAATTAA
- the obgE gene encoding GTPase ObgE produces MSNFVDYVKIHCKSGHGGAGSAHLRREKYIPKGGPDGGDGGRGGHVIMKGNANEWTLLPLRYTRHVKAERGENGGKNQLTGAYGADVYIEVPIGTIAKNEDGEIIGEILEDGQEIILMEGGMGGKGNEHFKSSTNQTPRFAQPGMDGQEGYVTFELKILADVGLVGFPNAGKSTLLSSVSAAKPKIADYAFTTLTPNLGIVDYRNYKSFVMADIPGIIEGAAEGKGLGHRFLRHIERNSILLFLIPADSEDHFQEFKILENELKEYNPELLDKDFIVSVSKSDLLDDELKKEIAAEFPENKQPLFFSGVTGEGLMELKDAIWKQLHG; encoded by the coding sequence ATGTCAAATTTTGTAGATTACGTAAAGATTCATTGTAAAAGCGGCCACGGAGGAGCAGGTTCTGCGCATCTTCGCCGTGAAAAATATATTCCTAAAGGCGGACCGGATGGCGGAGACGGTGGTCGTGGAGGCCACGTTATCATGAAAGGAAATGCCAATGAATGGACTTTACTTCCTCTTCGTTACACGCGCCATGTGAAAGCGGAACGCGGTGAGAACGGTGGAAAAAACCAACTGACCGGAGCTTACGGAGCTGATGTATATATCGAAGTCCCGATCGGGACGATTGCGAAGAATGAAGACGGCGAAATCATCGGGGAAATTTTGGAAGACGGACAGGAAATCATCCTGATGGAAGGCGGAATGGGCGGAAAAGGAAATGAACATTTCAAATCATCTACCAACCAGACGCCGAGATTTGCACAGCCGGGAATGGACGGCCAGGAAGGATACGTAACGTTTGAGCTTAAAATTCTTGCCGATGTTGGTCTGGTAGGTTTCCCAAATGCCGGAAAATCTACGTTGCTCTCATCCGTTTCAGCGGCGAAGCCAAAGATTGCCGACTATGCCTTCACCACATTAACCCCAAACTTAGGAATTGTAGATTACAGAAATTACAAGTCTTTTGTAATGGCAGATATTCCGGGAATTATTGAAGGTGCTGCGGAAGGTAAAGGATTAGGACACCGGTTCTTAAGACATATTGAAAGAAATTCCATTTTGTTATTTTTAATTCCAGCCGATTCTGAAGATCATTTCCAGGAGTTTAAAATATTAGAAAATGAATTAAAGGAATATAATCCTGAACTGCTGGATAAAGATTTCATCGTTTCCGTTTCAAAATCTGATCTTCTGGATGATGAGCTGAAAAAGGAAATCGCTGCGGAATTTCCAGAAAACAAGCAGCCGTTGTTTTTTTCCGGCGTTACAGGAGAGGGTCTTATGGAACTTAAAGATGCCATCTGGAAGCAGCTTCATGGATAA
- a CDS encoding adenylate kinase, with translation MINIVLFGPPGSGKGTQAQNLIKKFNLKQISTGDLFRFNMKNDTELGKLAKSYIDKGELVPDQVTTDMLIDEIRKPTDATGFIFDGYPRTAVQTEALEKIVKEELNDEIDVCLSLVVEDKILVERLLKRGEISGRSDDSNVEIIENRIKEYYAKTAEVAELYKQQGKYVEINGVGDIDEISEKLFAEVEKVQK, from the coding sequence ATGATAAACATTGTTCTGTTCGGCCCTCCGGGAAGTGGAAAAGGAACTCAGGCTCAGAACCTGATTAAGAAATTCAATTTAAAACAGATCTCAACAGGTGACCTTTTCAGATTCAATATGAAAAACGATACCGAACTTGGGAAATTAGCAAAATCTTACATCGACAAAGGAGAGCTCGTTCCGGATCAGGTAACAACAGATATGCTGATTGACGAGATCAGAAAGCCTACCGATGCCACAGGATTTATTTTTGATGGCTATCCAAGAACTGCCGTACAGACCGAAGCGCTGGAAAAAATCGTAAAAGAAGAGCTGAATGATGAAATCGACGTTTGCCTTTCATTGGTTGTTGAAGATAAAATTTTGGTGGAAAGACTTCTTAAAAGAGGAGAAATAAGCGGAAGATCAGACGACAGCAATGTAGAGATCATCGAAAACAGAATAAAAGAATACTACGCAAAAACAGCAGAAGTAGCCGAACTGTACAAACAGCAGGGCAAATATGTGGAAATTAACGGTGTCGGAGACATTGACGAGATTTCTGAGAAACTTTTTGCTGAAGTAGAAAAGGTTCAAAAATAA
- a CDS encoding phosphoribosyltransferase codes for MESIKVHDKTFVPYLEDAEIQEIVKATALKIYEDYKDEVPVFIGVLNGVIMFFSDLLKHYPGDCEIAFIQMSSYAGTESTGIVYQKMELTKDVKDRHIILVEDIVDTGNTVESLFKYFNETQRPKSVKIASFLLKPEVYKKDFRLDYIGKEIPNKFVLGYGLDYDELGRNLPNLYQLEEGQINH; via the coding sequence ATGGAAAGTATTAAAGTTCACGACAAAACTTTTGTTCCTTATTTAGAGGACGCCGAAATTCAGGAAATTGTAAAAGCTACGGCTTTAAAAATTTATGAAGACTACAAGGATGAAGTTCCTGTTTTCATCGGAGTGCTGAACGGGGTTATCATGTTTTTCTCAGACCTTCTGAAGCATTATCCGGGAGATTGTGAGATCGCTTTTATTCAGATGAGCTCTTATGCCGGAACAGAATCTACAGGGATCGTTTACCAGAAAATGGAACTGACGAAAGACGTAAAAGACCGTCATATCATTTTAGTGGAAGACATTGTAGATACCGGAAATACAGTGGAAAGCCTTTTCAAATATTTTAATGAAACACAACGTCCGAAATCTGTAAAAATCGCTTCTTTCTTATTAAAGCCGGAAGTGTACAAAAAAGATTTCAGGCTGGATTATATCGGAAAGGAGATTCCGAACAAGTTTGTTCTCGGCTACGGACTGGATTACGATGAGTTGGGAAGAAATTTACCGAATCTGTATCAACTGGAAGAAGGACAAATCAACCACTAA